One window of the Anaeromyxobacter dehalogenans 2CP-C genome contains the following:
- a CDS encoding FAD-dependent oxidoreductase: MAFDVIVVGGGIGGAALAGALARGGREVLVLERETRFRDRVRGENLLPWGVAAARRLGILDDLVGAGGILIPWFTNYAGGQVARRRHLPSTTPGADPALNVYHPAMQEALLARAAARGATVRRGATVVALACVDGRPPEVTWVEGGDRRTEVAPVVVAADGRESRARAWAGFEVRREPELLDIAGVLVEEAAAPEDSIHLAFGDGVAMLLGPLGGGRARLYFVCPAAARRPALTGDRRFAAFAEACRATGVPAAWLARVRQAGPLAQFSGAERWVDHPCRDGVALIGDAAASSDPSWGCGLALTLVDVERLAAALGACGSDAEALERWAGEHDAYAGALRRVLDGMDRLVWTPGPEAAARRARVMPRLLAGDPALPDPVGLGPFGPCDDAALGALLGDGEPAAQLGLA; the protein is encoded by the coding sequence ATGGCGTTCGACGTGATCGTGGTGGGCGGCGGGATCGGCGGCGCTGCGCTGGCGGGCGCGCTCGCCCGCGGCGGGCGCGAGGTGCTGGTGCTCGAGCGCGAGACCCGGTTCCGCGACCGGGTCCGCGGGGAGAACCTGCTGCCGTGGGGTGTCGCGGCGGCGCGCCGCCTGGGGATCCTGGACGACCTGGTCGGCGCGGGCGGGATCCTCATCCCCTGGTTCACGAACTACGCGGGCGGTCAGGTGGCCCGGCGGCGGCACCTGCCGTCCACCACGCCCGGCGCGGACCCGGCGCTGAACGTCTACCACCCGGCCATGCAGGAGGCGCTGCTGGCGCGCGCCGCGGCGCGAGGCGCGACGGTCCGGCGCGGCGCCACCGTGGTGGCGCTGGCGTGCGTGGACGGCCGGCCGCCCGAGGTCACCTGGGTCGAGGGCGGCGACCGCCGGACCGAGGTGGCGCCGGTGGTGGTGGCCGCCGACGGGCGCGAGTCCCGGGCCCGGGCGTGGGCCGGGTTCGAGGTCCGCCGCGAGCCCGAGCTGCTCGACATCGCCGGCGTGCTCGTCGAGGAGGCGGCCGCCCCGGAGGACTCGATCCACCTCGCGTTCGGGGACGGGGTCGCCATGCTGCTCGGGCCGCTCGGCGGCGGCCGTGCGCGCCTGTACTTCGTCTGCCCGGCCGCCGCGCGCCGGCCGGCCCTGACCGGGGACCGCCGCTTCGCGGCGTTCGCCGAGGCCTGCCGCGCCACCGGCGTGCCCGCGGCGTGGCTGGCGCGGGTCCGGCAGGCGGGGCCGCTGGCGCAGTTCTCCGGCGCGGAGCGCTGGGTGGACCACCCCTGCCGCGACGGCGTGGCGCTGATCGGCGACGCGGCCGCGTCCTCGGACCCGAGCTGGGGCTGCGGCCTCGCGCTCACGCTGGTGGACGTGGAGCGGCTGGCGGCCGCGCTCGGCGCGTGCGGCTCCGACGCCGAGGCGCTCGAGCGCTGGGCCGGCGAGCACGACGCGTACGCCGGCGCGCTCCGGCGCGTCCTCGACGGCATGGACCGGCTGGTGTGGACGCCCGGGCCCGAGGCGGCGGCGCGGCGCGCGCGGGTCATGCCGCGCCTGCTCGCCGGCGACCCCGCCCTTCCGGATCCGGTGGGGCTCGGACCCTTCGGCCCGTGCGACGACGCGGCGCTCGGGGCGCTGCTCGGGGACGGCGAGCCCGCCGCCCAGCTCGGGCTCGCCTGA
- the mdh gene encoding malate dehydrogenase, giving the protein MARSKIALIGGGQIGGVLAQLAALRELGDVVLFDIVEGLPQGKTLDIAEAAPVDGFDVSLKGTNTYEDIKGADVVIVTAGLPRKPGMSRDDLIAVNSKIMTTVAEGIKQYAPNAFVIVISNPLDAMVTLCQRITGFPHNRVVGQAGVLDSARFAAFIAWELGVSVKDVTAVTLGGHGDDMVPLVRYTSVCGVPVMELLEQKYGAAKAAEVMAAMVKRTRGAGGEVVALLKTGSAFYSPASSAIAMAESFLKDQKRVLPTCAFLKGEFGVDGLYVGVPVVIGAGGAERVLQLKLNAEEQAMMDKSVKAVKDLVATLK; this is encoded by the coding sequence ATGGCCAGGTCCAAGATTGCACTGATCGGCGGTGGGCAGATCGGCGGCGTGCTGGCGCAGCTCGCGGCGCTCCGCGAGCTGGGCGACGTGGTCCTCTTCGACATCGTCGAGGGGCTGCCGCAGGGGAAGACGCTGGACATCGCCGAGGCCGCGCCGGTGGACGGCTTCGACGTGAGCCTCAAGGGCACCAACACCTACGAGGACATCAAGGGCGCGGACGTCGTGATCGTCACCGCCGGCCTGCCCCGCAAGCCGGGCATGAGCCGTGACGACCTCATCGCGGTGAACTCGAAGATCATGACGACCGTGGCCGAGGGCATCAAGCAGTACGCCCCGAACGCGTTCGTGATCGTGATCTCGAACCCGCTCGACGCGATGGTGACGCTCTGCCAGCGCATCACCGGCTTCCCGCACAACCGCGTCGTCGGCCAGGCCGGCGTGCTCGACTCGGCCCGCTTCGCCGCGTTCATCGCCTGGGAGCTGGGCGTCTCGGTGAAGGACGTCACCGCCGTCACCCTGGGCGGCCACGGCGACGACATGGTGCCGCTCGTCCGCTACACCAGCGTGTGCGGCGTCCCGGTGATGGAGCTGCTCGAGCAGAAGTACGGCGCCGCCAAGGCCGCCGAGGTGATGGCCGCGATGGTGAAGCGCACCCGCGGCGCGGGCGGCGAGGTGGTCGCCCTCCTGAAGACCGGCAGCGCGTTCTACTCGCCGGCCTCCAGCGCCATCGCGATGGCCGAGTCGTTCCTCAAGGACCAGAAGCGCGTGCTCCCGACCTGCGCCTTCCTGAAGGGCGAGTTCGGCGTGGACGGCCTCTACGTCGGCGTGCCGGTGGTGATCGGCGCGGGCGGCGCGGAGCGCGTCCTCCAGCTCAAGCTGAACGCCGAGGAGCAGGCCATGATGGACAAGTCCGTCAAGGCCGTGAAGGACCTGGTCGCCACGCTGAAGTAG
- a CDS encoding NADP-dependent isocitrate dehydrogenase, with protein MTTKTSTIIWTEIDEAPALATYSLLPIVQAFTKGTGVDVQTRDISLSGRIIAAFPEQLTEAQRIPDYLAQLGELTQSPDANIIKLPNISASIPQLKEAIKELQGKGYAVPDYPEAPKDEAEKAVQARYAKVLGSAVNPVLREGNSDRRSPLSVKAFSRKHPHKLGAWNPESKAHVSHMTADDFYGHETSTTVAKATTFRIEHVAPDGAVTVLKKDAPLLDGEIVDSTIMDVRALRKFYAEQIEDAKRQGVLFSLHLKATMMKVSDPVMFGHAVTVFFEDVFAKHADTFKQLGVNPNLGLGELYKKLEGLPAAKKAEIEADIKATYAKRPALAMVDSDKGITNLHAPNDIIIDASMPVVVRESGKMWNAEGKLQDAKAVIPDRCYATIYKEIIEDCRKNGAFDPATMGSVPNVGLMAQKAEEYGSHDKTFIASAKGKIRVVDGAGATLLEQAVEAGDIFRMCQAKDIPIRDWVKLAVNRARATGAPAVFWLDKNRAHDAQMIAKVQKYLNDHDTRGLEIKILAPVEAMRYSLERIRKGQDTISVTGNALRDYLTDLFPILEIGTSAKMLSVVPLLAGGGLFETGAGGSAPKHVQQFVKEGYLRWDSLGEFSALGASLEHIGRAGGNAKAAVLAETLDQAIGKFLDNNKSPARKVGQIDNRGSHFYLALYWAEALAAQSKDKELQARFAKLAKQLADNAAKIDQELLAAQGKPVDMGGYYRPDPVKTGKAMRPSATLNAIIDAMA; from the coding sequence ATGACGACGAAGACCTCCACGATCATCTGGACCGAAATCGACGAAGCGCCGGCGCTCGCCACCTACTCGCTGCTGCCCATCGTCCAGGCCTTCACCAAGGGCACCGGCGTAGACGTCCAGACGCGTGACATCTCGCTGTCCGGCCGCATCATCGCGGCGTTCCCGGAGCAGCTCACCGAGGCGCAGCGCATCCCGGACTACCTGGCCCAGCTCGGCGAGCTCACCCAGAGCCCCGACGCGAACATCATCAAGCTCCCGAACATCAGCGCCTCGATCCCGCAGCTCAAGGAGGCGATCAAGGAGCTGCAGGGCAAGGGCTACGCGGTCCCGGACTACCCGGAGGCCCCCAAGGACGAGGCCGAGAAGGCCGTCCAGGCGCGCTACGCCAAGGTGCTGGGCAGCGCGGTGAACCCGGTGCTCCGCGAGGGCAACTCGGACCGCCGCTCGCCGCTGTCGGTGAAGGCGTTCTCGAGGAAGCACCCGCACAAGCTCGGCGCGTGGAACCCCGAGTCGAAGGCCCACGTCTCGCACATGACCGCGGACGACTTCTACGGGCACGAGACCTCCACCACCGTCGCGAAGGCCACCACCTTCCGCATCGAGCACGTGGCGCCGGACGGCGCGGTGACGGTGCTGAAGAAGGACGCGCCGCTCCTCGACGGCGAGATCGTCGACTCGACCATCATGGACGTCCGCGCGCTCCGGAAGTTCTACGCGGAGCAGATCGAGGACGCGAAGCGCCAGGGGGTGCTGTTCTCGCTGCACCTCAAGGCCACCATGATGAAGGTCTCCGACCCGGTCATGTTCGGCCACGCGGTGACCGTGTTCTTCGAGGACGTGTTCGCGAAGCACGCCGACACGTTCAAGCAGCTCGGCGTGAACCCGAACCTGGGCCTGGGCGAGCTGTACAAGAAGCTCGAGGGCCTGCCGGCCGCGAAGAAGGCCGAGATCGAGGCCGACATCAAGGCGACCTACGCGAAGCGCCCGGCGCTCGCGATGGTGGACTCGGACAAGGGCATCACCAACCTGCACGCGCCCAACGACATCATCATCGACGCGTCGATGCCGGTGGTGGTCCGCGAGTCCGGCAAGATGTGGAACGCCGAGGGCAAGCTGCAGGACGCCAAGGCGGTGATCCCGGATCGCTGCTACGCCACGATCTACAAGGAGATCATCGAGGACTGCCGCAAGAACGGCGCCTTCGACCCGGCCACCATGGGCAGCGTGCCGAACGTCGGCCTGATGGCGCAGAAGGCCGAGGAGTACGGCTCGCACGACAAGACGTTCATCGCGAGCGCCAAGGGCAAGATCCGGGTGGTGGACGGCGCCGGCGCGACGCTGCTCGAGCAGGCGGTCGAGGCGGGCGACATCTTCCGCATGTGCCAGGCGAAGGACATCCCGATCCGCGACTGGGTGAAGCTGGCGGTGAACCGCGCCCGCGCCACCGGCGCGCCGGCGGTGTTCTGGCTGGACAAGAACCGCGCCCACGACGCGCAGATGATCGCGAAGGTGCAGAAGTACCTGAACGACCACGACACCCGCGGCCTGGAGATCAAGATCCTCGCGCCGGTCGAGGCGATGCGCTACTCGCTGGAGCGGATCCGCAAGGGCCAGGACACCATCTCGGTGACCGGCAACGCGCTCCGCGACTACCTCACCGACCTGTTCCCGATCCTCGAGATCGGCACCAGCGCGAAGATGCTGTCGGTCGTCCCGCTGCTCGCCGGCGGCGGGCTGTTCGAGACGGGCGCGGGCGGCTCGGCCCCCAAGCACGTGCAGCAGTTCGTGAAGGAGGGCTACCTGCGCTGGGACTCGCTGGGTGAGTTCTCCGCGCTGGGCGCGTCGCTCGAGCACATCGGCCGCGCCGGCGGCAACGCCAAGGCGGCGGTGCTCGCCGAGACGCTGGACCAGGCCATCGGCAAGTTCCTCGACAACAACAAGTCGCCGGCCCGCAAGGTCGGCCAGATCGACAACCGCGGCAGCCACTTCTACCTGGCGCTGTACTGGGCCGAGGCGCTCGCCGCGCAGTCGAAGGACAAGGAGCTGCAGGCCCGCTTCGCGAAGCTCGCGAAGCAGCTGGCGGACAACGCCGCGAAGATCGACCAGGAGCTGCTCGCGGCCCAGGGCAAGCCGGTGGACATGGGCGGCTACTACCGCCCGGATCCGGTGAAGACGGGGAAGGCGATGCGTCCCAGCGCGACGCTGAACGCAATCATCGACGCGATGGCGTAG